In one window of Ruminococcus albus AD2013 DNA:
- the rplI gene encoding 50S ribosomal protein L9: MKVILLKDVKGSGKAGDTLNVADGYARNFLIAKGLAVEANSKNLNDLAGKKASAQHKIDVETADNKAIADKIADKEVVIKAKAGQGGKLFGAVTSGVVAEALKDQYGVDVDKKKIALSTDIKAFGDFTAAVKMSHGVSCSIKVKVVEE, from the coding sequence ATGAAAGTAATTTTACTTAAAGACGTTAAAGGTTCGGGCAAGGCAGGAGATACCCTGAACGTTGCTGACGGATATGCAAGAAATTTCCTTATCGCAAAGGGTCTGGCAGTTGAAGCTAACTCCAAGAACCTCAATGATCTGGCAGGCAAGAAGGCTTCGGCACAGCATAAGATAGATGTGGAGACCGCAGATAACAAGGCTATCGCCGATAAGATCGCTGATAAAGAGGTAGTTATCAAGGCTAAGGCAGGTCAGGGCGGCAAGCTTTTCGGCGCTGTAACATCAGGTGTTGTGGCTGAGGCTCTGAAAGACCAGTACGGCGTTGATGTTGACAAGAAGAAGATCGCGCTCAGCACGGATATCAAGGCTTTCGGTGATTTCACTGCGGCTGTCAAGATGTCTCACGGCGTATCATGCAGCATCAAAGTTAAAGTTGTGGAGGAATAA